The Terriglobia bacterium genomic sequence GTACATTGTTCAGTGCTCCATCGGTCTGTTCAGCCCCCTCCCCCATTAAAACCACTAAGTTCATCTGCCGTTTCCAACTGTTCGGTTAGTTTTTTCGCTAGTATTTGGCCCTTTCTTCCTCAGGTTTCATTTCGATTCACAATTACATTGATTCTGTTTCGAATATGTACATTTTTAGATGGGCTTCTGTAGGGCTGATATTATTTCGCTTGATCCATTGCGAAAAAAGTTTTTTTGATCAAGTTGAGGCGCGTCTATGTTTTCTCTAATATATTCATTAATTTATAAGCAAGCTATGGTCGTAGCATAGAATTCGTCTTCGTGATGTTGCGGAAAAAGAGGCTTTTCTGGATGGTTATTTGCTTTTTGGATCCGTGTGAATGAGTTGGGTTGCTTCGGATCATAAATGCATTCGTTAATGAGAGTTCGTTACGAGAATCGCTTGGAAATCATTTTCTATCTGATTGAAGTTTATTTGTTAATGGGTTTTTAATACAGCGTCATACGGAACAAATGCTCTCTGATTCGCGGCGCTTATACCTCTTGTTCTTGACTCAAGCCGGAAGGCAAATGAGTGTAGACGCTTCCCTGAAATCGAGTCGCAAGGTGCTTAAGTCATGCGAATTTCAGAGAACGACCCCTCTAAGGAAAATGCGAAAGAAGAGAAAAAACAACTGAAATACTTCCAACGGAGCGCACCTAAATCCTCAATGCAAAGGTGCTTAGAGGTAGTAAGCGTTGTCTGGAGAGCTCAAGGGCATGGCAAGAATGCATATTGATTTCATTGTGTTAGCAAAGCGGAAAGGTTGCAGAGAAGTACTTGGATTAATGCATCTCGGGAATACCAAGAGTGAGCACTTTTGCACATTTTGGAAAATGATTTGCTTGATGTGACGTTGAACACTATTTGTGCACGGTTCTAAAGGAGTGCACGTCGCTCTTCACTCGGCCCGCAAGGACCCATCTTTAAGGGCCATTTTCTAACCGCAGTTTGTAAGACGGGGCTAAAAGGGTACCGCTCGAGGTGTGCCCAAAATGTGGGTGAGCGGCCATCAAGGTTAACTTCAGTGCGCGGTCAATTCGAGAGGAGAACAAAGATGAGCACTTCCAGGGGGCGTCGTTATCAAATCGGGGGGAGATTGAGCTGGCTAATACTGGGAATTCTGCTGCTGACATGGAACCTCGGTTCGATGGGGATCCTTATGGCGGCCGGCAGATGTACCGCGCCGACCTTCTCTACAGCCGTAAACTTAACTGTTTCAGCAAGCCCCAGCGCAGTGATCGTGGCTGACTTTAACGGGGATGGCAAAGCCGATCTTGCAATTGCAGACCAGGTGTCCAATACGATCGCGATCCTTCTCGGCAATGGGAATGGCACCTTCGGGGCCCCGATCGTCACCTCCGCGGGGGGCTCGACGCCCCTGGGTTTAGCTGCGGGCGACTTTAACGGGGATGGCAAGCTCGACCTGGTGGTGGCGAACGGTGGTGTTCAGGGAGGAAAGAACCCTATCCCTGGCAACGTGGCGGTCTTGCTCGGCAACGGGAACGGCACGTTTGGAGCGGCCAGCACCTTCGCGGCCGGAAACAAGCCCCTCGCAGTCGCAGTGGGTGACTTCAACAAAGACGGCAAGCTCGACTTGGCCGTCGCAAACGGCATTAACTCTACCCCCCGGAACGATATCACCATTTTCTTCGGCACGGGTCTTGGGACATTCGGGGCGGGCACTGCCCTTTCGACCAATGGGAATCCCTCTCAAATTATCGCCGTTGATCTCAATAATGATCTGAACCTGGATTTGGTAGTGCCGCTCGGTGGCACGGCTACGGGTAGCGTAGGAATCTTGAATGGTAGCGCAACTGGAACTTTTGCTGGGGTGCGAAAGACGACCGTTGGATCCACTTCCGCGGCTGTAGGGGATTTTGATAATGACGGGGTCCTTGATCTGGTGGTTGTCGACTCAACCGCCACGACCGGCACGGCGGTCATTTTAGAGCAAAACCCAATCGGCACTTTCACTCCTTTGGCGGGTGCACCGGTGGGGAGCGCTCCAATTTTCGTCGTCTCGGGTGACTTTAACAACGATGGAAATACGGACGTCGCGGTGGCAAATTCAGGGACCGGCACTGTCACCGTTCTGCTGGGTACCGGGGCCGACGCTTTTCTTACAGGAGTGGATTTCGTCACAGGGCTAACTCCCTCCGGAGCTGCTGTTGGAGACCTCAATGGGGACGGTCTGCCCGACCTGGCGGTGACGAACTCTGGTGCAGGGACCGTTTCGATCCTCCTGAATGCATGCGGCACCACCACCACAGCAGTGACCTCTTCACTGAATCCGTCGATCGTGGGCGATTCCGTCACCCTCACGGCCACGGTGACCCCGGTGGGTGGAGGAGGATCGCCTACGGGTACGATTACGTTCAAGGATGGTGCAACGATCATTGGCACGGTGCCAGGGATTGTTGGAAGCGCCTCGTTGACCGTTTCGACCTTTACGGCCGGCAGTCACTCCATTACCGCAGCTTACGGTGGAGATACGACTTTCAGTGCGAGCACCTCCCCGGCGCTGACCCAAACGGTGAGCGCGCACGCCACAACGACTGCCCTGACTTCGTCATTGAATCCTTCCAATGTCGGGCAGTCCGTCACTTTGACAGCAAACGTAACGAGTACAGGAGCCGGCACGATCACCGGGACTGTCACTTTTCATGATGGTGCTGCGACGATCGGCGCGGGCACCATCTCAGGCGGCACAGCGACATTGATTCTTACCACGCTGACGGTCGGCACCCATTCGCTGACGGCCTCTTACCCGGGCGACGGTGCCTTCAACTTCGGCCCGAGCACCTCCGCTCCAGTCAGTCAGGTGGTCAACCCGCTTCCGACGACGACGGCCTTGACCTCGTCACTTAATCCTTCGAATAGCGGCCAATCCGTAACCTTCACGGCAACCGTCTCGACAACAGCGACCGGGACCCCCACCGGCTCGGTGACCTTCAACGATGGAGCGACGGCCCTGGGCACCGGGACGCTCACGGCCGGCGTCGCGACCTTTTCGACTTCGATTTTGACCGCCGCGACTCACTCCATTACCGCGGTCTATGGCGGAGATG encodes the following:
- a CDS encoding Ig-like domain repeat protein, which codes for MSTSRGRRYQIGGRLSWLILGILLLTWNLGSMGILMAAGRCTAPTFSTAVNLTVSASPSAVIVADFNGDGKADLAIADQVSNTIAILLGNGNGTFGAPIVTSAGGSTPLGLAAGDFNGDGKLDLVVANGGVQGGKNPIPGNVAVLLGNGNGTFGAASTFAAGNKPLAVAVGDFNKDGKLDLAVANGINSTPRNDITIFFGTGLGTFGAGTALSTNGNPSQIIAVDLNNDLNLDLVVPLGGTATGSVGILNGSATGTFAGVRKTTVGSTSAAVGDFDNDGVLDLVVVDSTATTGTAVILEQNPIGTFTPLAGAPVGSAPIFVVSGDFNNDGNTDVAVANSGTGTVTVLLGTGADAFLTGVDFVTGLTPSGAAVGDLNGDGLPDLAVTNSGAGTVSILLNACGTTTTAVTSSLNPSIVGDSVTLTATVTPVGGGGSPTGTITFKDGATIIGTVPGIVGSASLTVSTFTAGSHSITAAYGGDTTFSASTSPALTQTVSAHATTTALTSSLNPSNVGQSVTLTANVTSTGAGTITGTVTFHDGAATIGAGTISGGTATLILTTLTVGTHSLTASYPGDGAFNFGPSTSAPVSQVVNPLPTTTALTSSLNPSNSGQSVTFTATVSTTATGTPTGSVTFNDGATALGTGTLTAGVATFSTSILTAATHSITAVYGGDATFAPSTSTGVSQVVNKNTTTTALTSSLNPSNVGDAVTLTATVTSGGTGTITGTVTFNDGATALGTGTVTAGVATFATSALTAGTHSITAVYGGDAAFSTSTSTAVSQVMNKNASTTALTSSLNPSNVGQSVTLTATVSSTATGTPSGTVTFNDGA